The following proteins come from a genomic window of Gordonia westfalica:
- a CDS encoding non-ribosomal peptide synthetase: protein MGLTAERFVADPFGGPGSRLYRTGDRVRWSGVGELEYLGRSDFQVKLRGQRIELGEIESVLHTAPGVAQVVVSVMDLPAGQQLVAHLTGSDVDLDAVRTVAEKLPGYMRPTSWVILDEMPSNTAGKIDRRALPLPDYAAETYVAPATPVEIAVAEIFAEVLGAGEISAGTSFFDAGGNSLAATRLASRLGRSLGVAVTVRDVFDDPTVRGLADRIEKSGDVDAASAGSMVGSPSSGPSSRPDVLPLSSAQRRMWFLNQYEPEVASYVIPFGFRIRGDVRAEDVRSAIEDVVARHEILRTTYPIGPDGRPHQLIAEDAGFDWRVVDSDAEALAVTAVPYDLTRDRPLRARLHADEADGALLAIAVHHIAADGASGPVLARDLLTAYVARRDGRTPDWSPLRRQYADHVLELREGDATAASRRQWWADRLAGAPTLLDLPTTYPRPAARETRGATVDFTIPGRTALAAADLARATGTSAFMVLHAALAALLGRLSGGGDVVIGTATAGRDGETDDLIGMFVNTVALRSRVAAEDGFADLLGEVRDGDLDALAHADVPFDEVIDALGVTRAASYAPLVQVLLTTSDATDTATLPENLTGHARIGELTGLDITPVSVTDDSAKFDLTVAVRTDGVAGAPWRGVLTYATDLYDEFDARRLADRFVGLLTEAVADTTTPIGDLDLLADDEKTGPLVSGDPDPAVVVLPDLFAAAVRARGAHPAVIDDLGTWTYDELDNASSHLAAELIDQGVGPDDVVVCAFGRSARAQLALWAVAKTGAVYCPVDPRYPADRITRVVTAARARVGLTDGSVRTPVEDLRWLRLDAGRAAELRSREHRRRPEIRRPVHPDNGAYMIFTSGSTGVPKGVLVTHRGLAGVAAVLRDRHGSGPASRWLGISSPAFDAAILEVLGAYGSAATLVVVPPDVYGGRELADVIAKHGATHAFLVTSVAASLPDPASLPFTNVLVGGEAVPDSEKDRWAGHTAFHNGYGPTETTIISVTSPAIGVDEPVRLGRPVPGAAAHVLDTRLHPVPPGVVGELYLAGGELARGYHDRPALTAERFVPAPFGPAGTRMYRTGDLVRRSPTGELTYVGRSDFQVKLRGQRLELGEVEATLTAHPAVRNAVVIGVGDPVTELAGYVEPLDPGAGLEIGDLREHLAAQLPPYMVPAALCVLDDLPRNPVGKIDRGRLPEIDTDDAAGAYTPPSGHTERILAAIIADLLDVEKVSATADFFAIGGNSLSATRLSARAGDRFGVRLGVRDIFESTTLRRLARRIETAYDSEPPHAPLVRVVDRPDHIPLSFAQQRIWFLNRFEPDSAAYTIPLAVRLRGVLDQTALLDAVGDVLARHEILRTVFPADAGEPYQRVLSIDEARAALRWDTDTLTPDTLTGESISVDDVSAILGPTGFDITTEIPLRVRLLDVAGRGVTDSAEHIAVILVHHIAADGESMRPLLSDLWSAYLARAEGRPPEFAELPIQFADHALWQRQTLGDIDAPDSVLGRQVGYWVNRLSGLPDLLPLPTDRPRPPVASQRGGRVTAEIPADLAARVAASSRDRGITDFMTIHAALAILLARLSASRDIAISTPVAGRGHAHLDDLVGMFVNTLVLRSEVDPALDVRDFLDRVRVDDVNALARADVPFDYLVDRLSPARSEAFAPLSQVMLSVLQTSSGLQTTSGLHATSGTPAAGGGNGLRPEPIAVSTGTTQLDMTVAVTVDAGRAWPIEIVYATDLFDAATIEAMITRLLRVLDAVTASDDGRPVGAIEIADDAERTRIAELVSGPDLSVPWSTVSDAVDAAARRAPDAVALVAGERTLTYAEFTARVSDLAQRLADHGAGPDVAVGVCIPRSVELVLAIHAVVAAGGGYVAIDPATPPERLGAMIDAASISVILAADPRPEVLDDVEPPVLIVDSATRLAEDRVAAVAHNAFRRAVNPDNALYTLFTSGSTGTPKGVTVSHRSVLNRLAWMYIREPLGADDVVMLKTPVTFDVSVPELFAPLMAGARLVIADDGRHIDPAYVLDEVRRRRVTSIHFVPSMMAAFVEYVGDDPQRREALTSLRRIHASGEALSAATAHAMGALAPGADMDNLYGPTEAAVEVTVHRLRPDDATVPIGRPIANTTTWVLDDRLQPAPVGVVGELYVGGGQLARGYASRPDLTAERFVADPTGGHGARLYRTGDLVRWNADGELEYLGRADFQVKLRGQRIELGEIESILARVDGITHAAAAVHHGASGEVLVGYLAGDVDLDAVRARVAQTLPQYMRPTQWVVLDEVPLTSTGKLDRRALPAPTAVSTEFAPPADGIERALAAVFADVLALDEVSVTVPFFDLGGHSLAAMRVVAGVAERLGIDIDIRDIFRAPTVRELAGTLTRRRLSAQPLGSRQRPQRIPLSYAQQRIWFINQFDVSSPVYNMPVAFDVLGEPDLAALHQALLDVVGRHEPLRTVHPLAADGAPEQLVLDAADAAARLRWDEATDVDAVMALCAEGFDVTTDLPIRVAIAPIEGGCRVVVVVHHIAGDAASLQILTEELLTAYQLRTAGADLPTPEPSPVGYADHTLWQRETLGDLDDPTSLMAAQYEFWSTVLDGIPAAIDLPGDRPRPPVVDHRGGRLPVELGPERSAAVTNTARATGVTPFMVCHAAFAATLARIADVDDVSIGAAVSGRGQAATARMIGMFINTVVLRTKVRADDTVADLLAQVRETNTAAFAHADIPFETLVERLAPVRSTAHAPLVQVMINYLSDASDGHADLPSAPADGAGGLRVQPVDPGPPPAKVDLTLGLAETNTAAGFTITGEIDYAAALFDPETIAVFRDVFLRMIDAITAGAQTATATVLGDIDLVSAEDRRRLRAADSPDSVVVDSAGRVLPPRIPGELRTTAESSDDSATGMLARWLDDDEVPRLEIIGRLDRQVRIGGLRVDLDEVEEVLAGLDGVRSSGVVATPTADGVEIHGWVSVEADDVSVDDLRRTAVERIAPHCVPATLTVVDAVPVGEGGGPDHARLSAMIGGASHDAHVPEQPVAPAGEWEVLVAECMSEVTGVPVTSAVQGFFDVGGTSLSAVRLVAELRRRTGIPVEVAWVFAGPTARDLGARLAAHLEPRASDAGNGDVVVPLRREGSRNPVFCVHPADGLAWLFGGLAPYLDDRPVYGLQDPYVVAGDLPDATVHDLAVRYVDEIRRIAPDGPYHLLGWSIGGLIAQEMAVELRVRGEEVGFLGLLDSFPADDVEPASTWTDDGDMSVDIDARALAAELLGGWREVIDPDELADPDDPASVAPEAIAAAIRDKVTGLGLLDAESFDRMLQRMTSSGERTVAHRPRRYDGDTMLIVAADSEADGPVDVAPDRWAPYLGGDITRIDVDTDHLGIVGSEALSEFGPRIDAALSDAESRRR from the coding sequence GTGGGGTTGACCGCGGAGCGGTTTGTGGCGGATCCGTTTGGTGGGCCGGGGTCGCGGTTGTATCGGACGGGTGATCGGGTGCGGTGGTCTGGTGTGGGTGAGTTGGAGTATTTGGGGCGTAGTGATTTTCAGGTGAAGTTGCGGGGGCAGCGGATCGAGTTGGGGGAGATCGAGTCGGTGTTGCACACCGCACCCGGGGTGGCCCAGGTCGTGGTATCCGTGATGGACCTGCCCGCGGGTCAGCAACTCGTCGCACATCTCACCGGATCAGATGTCGACCTCGACGCGGTCCGGACCGTCGCCGAGAAGCTGCCCGGTTACATGCGTCCGACGTCGTGGGTGATCCTCGACGAGATGCCGTCGAACACCGCGGGCAAGATCGACCGCAGGGCACTCCCGCTTCCCGACTACGCGGCCGAGACGTACGTCGCCCCGGCGACGCCCGTCGAGATCGCCGTCGCCGAGATCTTCGCCGAGGTTCTCGGCGCGGGGGAGATCTCGGCCGGCACGAGTTTCTTCGACGCCGGAGGGAACTCGCTCGCCGCAACCCGTCTCGCGTCGCGACTGGGACGAAGCCTCGGTGTCGCGGTGACCGTTCGCGACGTCTTCGACGACCCGACGGTCCGCGGCCTAGCCGATCGCATCGAGAAATCCGGCGATGTCGACGCTGCGTCGGCCGGTTCCATGGTGGGCAGCCCGTCATCCGGCCCGTCGTCCCGGCCAGATGTTCTGCCGCTCTCCAGTGCGCAGCGACGCATGTGGTTCCTCAACCAGTACGAGCCCGAGGTGGCGTCGTACGTCATCCCGTTCGGGTTCCGGATTCGTGGAGACGTCCGCGCCGAGGACGTGCGGTCGGCGATCGAAGACGTGGTCGCGAGGCACGAGATCCTCCGGACCACTTACCCGATCGGACCGGATGGCAGGCCGCATCAACTCATCGCCGAGGACGCCGGATTCGACTGGCGGGTCGTCGATTCAGATGCCGAGGCGTTGGCCGTCACCGCGGTGCCGTACGACCTCACCCGTGACCGGCCGCTGCGGGCACGACTCCACGCCGACGAGGCCGACGGTGCGCTGCTCGCCATCGCGGTCCACCACATCGCCGCGGACGGCGCGTCGGGTCCGGTCCTCGCTCGAGACCTACTCACCGCGTACGTCGCCCGGCGAGATGGCCGCACGCCGGACTGGTCGCCGTTGCGTCGGCAGTACGCCGACCACGTGCTGGAACTCCGTGAGGGCGACGCCACCGCGGCCTCGCGACGACAGTGGTGGGCCGACCGTCTCGCGGGCGCGCCGACGCTCCTCGACCTCCCGACGACGTATCCCCGCCCGGCGGCCCGGGAGACACGTGGTGCCACTGTCGACTTCACGATCCCCGGCCGGACCGCCCTGGCCGCCGCAGACCTCGCTCGTGCCACCGGCACCAGTGCGTTCATGGTGCTCCATGCCGCCCTCGCGGCACTGCTGGGCCGTCTCTCCGGTGGTGGCGACGTCGTCATCGGCACCGCCACGGCGGGACGTGACGGTGAGACCGATGACCTGATCGGCATGTTCGTCAACACCGTCGCCCTGCGTAGTCGGGTCGCGGCGGAAGACGGATTCGCCGACCTGCTCGGCGAGGTCCGCGACGGGGACCTCGATGCCCTTGCCCACGCCGACGTTCCCTTCGACGAGGTGATCGACGCGCTGGGCGTCACCCGCGCCGCATCGTACGCACCGCTCGTCCAGGTCCTCCTCACGACCTCCGACGCCACCGACACCGCGACCCTGCCCGAGAACCTCACGGGGCACGCCCGCATCGGCGAACTCACCGGCCTGGACATCACGCCGGTGTCCGTCACCGACGACTCCGCCAAGTTCGACCTCACCGTCGCGGTCCGGACCGATGGGGTGGCGGGCGCACCGTGGCGGGGCGTCCTCACCTACGCCACCGACCTGTACGACGAGTTCGACGCCCGGCGTCTGGCCGACCGGTTCGTCGGGCTCCTGACCGAGGCGGTCGCCGACACGACGACGCCCATCGGTGACCTGGACCTGCTCGCCGATGACGAGAAGACGGGCCCGCTGGTCTCCGGCGACCCGGACCCGGCGGTCGTGGTGCTTCCCGATCTGTTCGCTGCCGCCGTCCGGGCGCGGGGTGCCCACCCGGCGGTCATCGATGATCTCGGCACCTGGACGTATGACGAGTTAGACAATGCCAGTTCGCATCTCGCCGCCGAACTGATCGACCAGGGCGTCGGACCGGACGACGTGGTGGTGTGTGCGTTCGGACGGTCGGCTCGGGCACAGCTCGCACTGTGGGCGGTCGCGAAGACCGGGGCGGTGTACTGCCCGGTCGATCCCCGGTATCCGGCTGATCGCATCACCCGCGTGGTGACCGCTGCACGCGCGAGGGTGGGGCTCACCGACGGTTCGGTCCGGACTCCCGTCGAGGACCTGCGCTGGTTGCGTCTCGACGCCGGCCGCGCCGCCGAACTGCGGTCCCGCGAACACCGACGGCGGCCCGAGATCCGGCGCCCGGTGCACCCGGACAACGGCGCGTACATGATCTTCACGTCGGGCTCGACCGGTGTGCCCAAGGGCGTACTGGTCACCCATCGGGGCCTCGCGGGAGTGGCGGCGGTGCTCCGCGACCGTCACGGCTCGGGACCGGCATCCCGGTGGCTGGGCATCAGTTCGCCGGCGTTCGACGCGGCGATCCTCGAGGTCCTCGGCGCCTATGGCAGCGCCGCCACCCTCGTCGTCGTACCCCCGGATGTGTACGGCGGGCGTGAACTCGCCGACGTCATCGCGAAGCACGGCGCCACGCACGCCTTCCTGGTGACCTCGGTGGCCGCCTCACTGCCCGATCCGGCGTCGCTCCCGTTCACGAACGTGCTGGTCGGCGGCGAAGCCGTCCCGGACTCCGAAAAAGACCGATGGGCGGGGCACACCGCCTTCCACAACGGATACGGACCCACCGAGACCACCATCATCAGCGTCACGTCGCCCGCCATCGGCGTCGACGAACCGGTCCGACTGGGTCGTCCCGTGCCCGGAGCCGCCGCACACGTCCTCGACACTCGACTCCATCCGGTGCCACCGGGCGTCGTCGGCGAGCTGTATCTCGCCGGCGGTGAACTCGCCCGCGGTTACCACGATCGGCCGGCGCTCACGGCCGAGCGTTTCGTCCCGGCACCGTTCGGACCTGCCGGTACCCGCATGTATCGCACCGGCGATCTCGTCCGCCGTTCGCCCACCGGCGAACTGACCTACGTCGGACGCAGCGACTTCCAGGTGAAGCTGCGCGGTCAGCGTCTGGAACTCGGCGAGGTCGAGGCGACCCTGACGGCTCACCCGGCCGTCCGCAACGCGGTCGTCATCGGCGTGGGTGACCCGGTGACCGAACTGGCGGGTTATGTCGAACCCCTCGATCCGGGCGCCGGCCTCGAGATCGGGGATCTCCGTGAGCATCTCGCCGCTCAACTGCCTCCGTACATGGTGCCGGCGGCCCTCTGCGTCCTCGACGACCTCCCGCGCAATCCCGTCGGGAAGATCGACCGGGGGCGGCTGCCGGAGATCGACACCGATGACGCGGCCGGCGCGTACACGCCGCCGTCAGGTCACACCGAACGGATCCTGGCGGCGATCATCGCCGACCTCCTCGACGTCGAGAAGGTCTCGGCCACTGCGGATTTCTTCGCCATCGGCGGGAACTCCCTGTCGGCGACACGGCTCAGTGCACGTGCCGGCGACCGATTCGGTGTCCGGTTGGGTGTCCGTGACATCTTCGAGTCGACGACGCTGCGCCGGCTCGCCCGCCGCATCGAGACCGCGTACGACTCCGAACCTCCACACGCGCCGCTGGTCCGCGTGGTCGATCGCCCGGATCACATCCCGTTGTCGTTTGCGCAGCAACGCATCTGGTTCCTCAATCGTTTCGAACCGGATTCGGCCGCCTACACGATCCCGCTGGCCGTGCGGCTGCGCGGAGTGCTCGATCAAACGGCGCTGCTCGATGCGGTCGGCGATGTGCTCGCGCGGCACGAGATCCTGCGGACAGTGTTCCCCGCCGACGCCGGCGAACCCTACCAACGCGTCCTGAGCATCGACGAGGCCCGAGCGGCACTGCGGTGGGACACCGACACCCTGACCCCCGACACCCTCACCGGCGAATCGATCTCCGTCGACGACGTGTCCGCGATCCTCGGGCCGACCGGATTCGACATCACCACCGAGATCCCGCTCCGGGTGCGGCTTCTGGACGTGGCGGGACGCGGTGTGACGGACAGCGCCGAACACATCGCGGTGATCCTGGTCCACCACATCGCGGCAGACGGCGAGTCGATGCGGCCGCTGCTCTCCGACCTGTGGTCCGCCTACCTGGCTCGTGCCGAGGGACGTCCGCCGGAGTTCGCGGAACTCCCGATCCAGTTCGCCGATCATGCACTGTGGCAACGTCAGACGTTGGGCGACATCGATGCACCGGACTCGGTTCTCGGGAGACAGGTCGGGTACTGGGTGAACCGGTTGTCGGGCCTGCCAGATCTTCTCCCGCTGCCGACGGATCGTCCGCGGCCACCGGTGGCCTCGCAGCGCGGGGGCCGCGTCACCGCGGAGATCCCGGCCGACCTCGCTGCTCGCGTCGCGGCGTCGTCCCGGGATCGCGGGATCACGGACTTCATGACGATCCATGCGGCGCTGGCGATCCTGCTCGCCCGGCTGTCGGCGAGCCGCGACATCGCGATCAGCACGCCGGTGGCGGGTCGTGGCCATGCGCACCTCGACGACCTGGTCGGCATGTTCGTCAACACACTGGTCCTGCGCAGTGAGGTCGACCCGGCTCTCGACGTGCGGGACTTCCTGGACCGCGTCCGCGTCGACGACGTCAACGCGCTCGCCCGCGCGGACGTCCCGTTCGACTACCTCGTGGACCGGCTGTCTCCGGCGCGATCGGAGGCGTTCGCCCCGCTGAGCCAGGTGATGTTGTCGGTGCTGCAAACGTCTTCGGGGTTACAAACGACTTCGGGGCTGCACGCGACTTCGGGCACCCCGGCGGCCGGCGGCGGCAACGGACTGCGTCCGGAGCCGATCGCGGTGTCCACCGGGACCACGCAGCTCGACATGACGGTCGCGGTCACCGTCGACGCGGGACGGGCGTGGCCGATCGAGATCGTCTATGCGACCGACCTGTTCGACGCGGCGACCATCGAGGCGATGATCACGCGGCTGCTCCGGGTGCTCGACGCCGTCACCGCATCCGACGACGGCCGGCCGGTCGGCGCGATCGAGATCGCCGACGACGCCGAACGCACGCGGATCGCCGAGTTGGTCTCCGGTCCGGATCTGTCCGTGCCCTGGTCGACCGTCTCCGACGCCGTCGACGCCGCGGCCCGGCGCGCACCCGATGCGGTCGCACTGGTGGCAGGCGAGCGGACCCTCACCTACGCGGAGTTCACCGCCCGGGTGTCCGACCTGGCCCAGAGGCTCGCCGACCACGGCGCGGGACCGGATGTCGCGGTGGGCGTGTGTATCCCGCGGTCCGTGGAGCTGGTCCTCGCGATCCACGCCGTGGTGGCCGCCGGCGGCGGTTACGTGGCCATCGACCCGGCAACGCCACCGGAACGCCTCGGGGCGATGATCGACGCGGCGTCGATCTCGGTGATCCTCGCCGCCGATCCGCGGCCCGAGGTGCTCGACGACGTCGAGCCGCCGGTGCTGATCGTCGACTCGGCCACCCGGCTCGCCGAGGACCGGGTCGCCGCGGTGGCCCACAACGCATTCCGTCGGGCGGTCAATCCGGACAACGCTCTCTACACGCTGTTCACCTCGGGATCGACGGGAACGCCGAAGGGCGTCACGGTGAGCCACCGCTCGGTGCTGAACAGGCTCGCCTGGATGTACATCCGGGAACCGCTGGGGGCCGACGACGTGGTGATGCTGAAGACCCCGGTCACCTTCGACGTCTCGGTGCCGGAGTTGTTCGCGCCCCTCATGGCCGGTGCCCGGCTCGTCATCGCCGACGACGGCCGGCACATCGACCCCGCCTACGTCCTGGACGAGGTTCGGCGCCGGCGGGTCACGTCGATCCACTTCGTACCGTCGATGATGGCGGCTTTCGTCGAGTACGTCGGCGACGACCCGCAGCGGCGCGAGGCGCTGACCTCGTTGCGGCGCATCCATGCCTCGGGAGAAGCCCTGTCCGCGGCCACCGCGCACGCGATGGGAGCCCTCGCCCCCGGCGCGGACATGGACAACCTGTACGGGCCGACCGAGGCCGCGGTCGAGGTCACCGTGCACCGCCTCCGGCCCGATGACGCGACCGTGCCGATCGGCCGGCCGATCGCGAACACCACGACCTGGGTTCTCGACGACCGGTTGCAGCCCGCCCCGGTCGGCGTCGTCGGCGAACTCTACGTCGGCGGTGGACAACTCGCTCGCGGGTACGCCTCCCGGCCGGACCTGACCGCGGAACGCTTCGTCGCCGATCCCACCGGCGGGCACGGTGCGCGCCTGTACCGAACCGGTGACCTGGTCCGGTGGAACGCCGACGGAGAGCTCGAGTACCTCGGGCGCGCCGACTTCCAGGTGAAGCTCCGCGGGCAACGCATCGAGCTGGGGGAGATCGAGTCGATCCTCGCCCGTGTCGACGGCATCACCCACGCCGCGGCGGCCGTGCACCACGGGGCGTCGGGTGAGGTCCTCGTCGGATACCTCGCCGGCGACGTCGACCTCGACGCCGTGCGTGCCCGCGTGGCGCAGACACTGCCGCAGTACATGCGGCCCACGCAGTGGGTGGTGCTGGACGAGGTGCCGCTCACCTCCACCGGCAAGCTCGATCGTCGTGCCCTGCCTGCGCCGACCGCGGTCTCGACCGAGTTCGCCCCGCCCGCAGACGGGATCGAACGCGCCCTCGCGGCAGTCTTCGCCGACGTCCTGGCGCTCGACGAGGTCTCGGTGACGGTGCCGTTCTTCGACCTCGGTGGGCACTCGCTGGCCGCGATGCGCGTCGTGGCAGGCGTCGCCGAACGTCTCGGCATCGACATCGACATCCGCGACATCTTCCGTGCACCGACCGTGCGAGAGCTCGCCGGGACGTTGACCCGGCGACGACTCTCGGCTCAACCGCTGGGCAGCCGGCAACGTCCGCAGCGGATTCCGCTCTCGTACGCGCAGCAGCGGATCTGGTTCATCAACCAGTTCGACGTGTCGTCGCCGGTGTACAACATGCCCGTCGCCTTCGATGTGCTCGGCGAACCGGACCTCGCGGCCCTGCACCAGGCCTTGCTCGACGTCGTGGGCCGACACGAGCCGCTGCGAACCGTCCACCCGCTGGCGGCGGACGGGGCGCCGGAGCAACTCGTACTCGACGCGGCGGATGCCGCGGCCCGACTGCGCTGGGACGAGGCGACCGACGTCGACGCCGTGATGGCCCTCTGTGCAGAGGGATTCGACGTCACCACCGATCTGCCGATCCGGGTCGCGATCGCCCCCATCGAGGGCGGATGCCGCGTCGTCGTGGTCGTCCACCACATCGCCGGGGACGCCGCGTCCCTGCAGATCCTGACCGAGGAACTGCTCACGGCGTACCAGTTGCGAACCGCAGGAGCGGATCTCCCGACGCCGGAACCGTCACCGGTCGGTTACGCCGACCACACCCTGTGGCAGCGTGAGACACTCGGCGACCTCGACGACCCGACCTCGCTGATGGCAGCCCAGTACGAGTTCTGGTCCACGGTTCTCGACGGCATCCCCGCGGCCATCGACCTGCCCGGCGACCGTCCGCGGCCACCGGTCGTCGACCATCGGGGTGGCCGCCTGCCCGTCGAACTCGGTCCGGAACGCAGCGCCGCGGTCACGAACACGGCCCGAGCGACCGGCGTCACTCCGTTCATGGTGTGCCATGCCGCATTTGCCGCGACTCTCGCCCGGATCGCCGACGTCGACGACGTCAGTATCGGTGCCGCGGTGTCGGGCCGTGGGCAGGCCGCGACCGCGCGCATGATCGGCATGTTCATCAACACCGTCGTCCTGCGCACGAAGGTCCGTGCCGACGACACCGTCGCCGATCTGCTCGCGCAGGTGCGTGAGACAAATACGGCAGCCTTCGCCCACGCGGACATCCCCTTCGAGACCCTGGTCGAGCGACTCGCACCGGTACGGTCCACCGCCCATGCGCCCCTGGTCCAGGTGATGATCAACTACCTGTCCGACGCCTCCGACGGGCACGCCGACCTTCCGTCCGCGCCGGCCGATGGCGCTGGTGGGCTTCGCGTGCAACCGGTCGACCCCGGACCGCCGCCGGCGAAAGTCGACCTGACACTCGGACTCGCCGAGACGAACACGGCCGCCGGGTTCACCATCACCGGTGAGATCGACTACGCGGCAGCGCTCTTCGATCCGGAGACGATCGCCGTGTTCCGCGATGTCTTCCTACGGATGATCGACGCGATCACCGCGGGTGCCCAGACCGCCACCGCCACGGTTCTGGGTGACATCGATCTGGTGTCCGCGGAAGACCGTCGTCGGCTCCGCGCCGCCGACTCCCCGGATTCGGTCGTCGTCGATTCGGCCGGGCGAGTTCTCCCGCCGCGGATCCCCGGTGAACTGCGCACGACCGCCGAGTCATCCGACGACTCCGCGACCGGAATGCTGGCGCGCTGGTTGGATGACGATGAGGTGCCGCGGCTCGAGATCATCGGTCGCCTCGACCGTCAGGTCCGGATCGGGGGGCTGCGTGTGGATCTCGACGAGGTCGAGGAGGTGCTCGCCGGGCTCGACGGTGTGCGGTCGAGCGGCGTCGTCGCGACACCGACCGCGGACGGTGTCGAGATCCACGGATGGGTCAGTGTCGAGGCCGACGATGTCAGCGTCGACGATCTCCGCCGGACTGCCGTCGAAAGGATTGCTCCGCACTGTGTTCCGGCGACACTGACCGTCGTCGACGCGGTGCCGGTGGGGGAGGGGGGAGGTCCCGATCATGCGCGGCTGTCGGCGATGATCGGTGGTGCCTCACACGACGCACATGTCCCGGAGCAGCCCGTGGCGCCGGCCGGAGAGTGGGAGGTGCTCGTCGCCGAGTGCATGTCCGAGGTCACCGGCGTCCCGGTCACGAGCGCGGTCCAGGGATTCTTCGACGTCGGCGGCACGTCGCTGTCCGCGGTCCGGCTCGTCGCCGAACTCCGCCGCCGCACGGGCATCCCGGTCGAGGTCGCGTGGGTTTTCGCCGGGCCCACGGCCCGTGACCTCGGTGCGCGCCTCGCCGCACACCTGGAACCGCGAGCCTCTGATGCAGGAAACGGCGACGTCGTCGTCCCGCTGCGCCGGGAGGGGTCGCGGAACCCGGTGTTCTGTGTCCATCCCGCGGACGGCCTGGCGTGGTTGTTCGGTGGCCTCGCGCCGTACCTCGACGACCGGCCGGTGTACGGACTCCAAGATCCGTACGTGGTGGCCGGCGACCTCCCCGACGCCACGGTGCACGACCTCGCCGTGCGCTACGTCGACGAGATCCGGCGTATCGCACCCGACGGCCCGTACCACCTGTTGGGCTGGTCGATCGGCGGCCTCATCGCACAGGAGATGGCCGTCGAACTGCGTGTGCGCGGCGAGGAAGTCGGTTTCCTCGGACTGCTCGACAGCTTCCCGGCCGACGATGTCGAGCCGGCGTCGACCTGGACCGACGACGGAGATATGTCGGTGGACATCGACGCCCGTGCACTGGCAGCCGAGCTGCTGGGCGGCTGGCGGGAGGTCATCGATCCGGACGAGCTCGCCGACCCCGACGATCCGGCATCCGTTGCGCCCGAAGCCATCGCCGCCGCGATCCGGGACAAGGTCACCGGGCTCGGGTTGCTGGATGCGGAGTCCTTCGATCGGATGCTGCAGCGGATGACCAGTTCCGGGGAACGGACCGTCGCACACCGGCCTCGACGGTACGACGGCGACACCATGCTCATCGTCGCCGCCGACAGCGAGGCCGACGGCCCGGTCGACGTCGCCCCGGATCGTTGGGCGCCCTACCTGGGCGGCGACATCACTCGCATCGACGTCGACACCGACCACCTGGGGATCGTCGGCAGCGAGGCGCTGTCGGAGTTCGGTCCGCGGATCGACGCGGCGCTCAGCGACGCGGAGTCGCGGCGTCGGTGA